CGCGAAAGAGTCAAGGGCAAAAATCGCGTGAGACCTGCTCGAAACAACACACCACAACTGTCACTATGGCTTTTAGTAGCCTACACAAAGGCTTCTTTACTGGGCTGTGAGGAAGTGTAGCAACCACTACTACCACTCTCCTTGTTGGCTACTAGTATGAAATGCAGCTCAGCAACAGATAGGATGCGAAATGAATGCCCCTAGAGGCGGGGCGACTCATGCAAACAGCTCAGCTGGATGCTGATGGCGACTGCAATGTGTTTGcttatttcctttgtttttaaaaagggcTACTTGTGGGGTGTACACAGCTCACTTGTAAATAACTTTAAATGTAGAAAACGCATCCGTTCTTGGTGAACTGCGAGGTTGCAAAAACAATTTGGCAATGGGAAGTATGAAAATTATGATAGGCTACTCTGAATACCTCTATGCATTTTAACGCTCAGCGATTAAACTCTTGCTAGAAGAATTCCACATAGTAGGTCTAGTTTTTCCACGTGTTTCGGGGGCTTTAAGAGACCACGTGTGAgcctccatttaaaaatgttttacgAATATATTTGCCTCCTGTATGCTTATCCTTATTAGTAACTCTGCAATAACTATTCTTGAAGAAATTAGAGGACTTGAATTTGGAGCGACTTCTCATTTTCCTACCATCACGGTCTCTCGTAGGGACGGTAAAGAGTTTTACTAAACGTTTAAAGgaattgtgtttcattttaatcaaacgACGCATTGGCCTCCGATTGGCTCAAAGGCAGATTTTGATCAATCTGGCtctaattaatttgcatttactgACGAGAGACAGGAAAGCAGTCTGAAAAGTGTACAGAGCGCCATCTAGTGAAGTTACTTATTACATTCAATACAACAAGGCCTTTGGTCATCATTGAGGTCATCATTCATTGCGTGGTGCTTCGAAAGTTAGAATTCAAAAACTAAACAGCGCTTAACTGGTATGTGTgcatagaaaataaaacaaacaacaaagtttccataaaatatttcaccgctctttatttaaattaacaGATCTAATCAGTAGGACATAATCATCTTTCTCAGGATTTGGGAAGGGATTCTTAAAATGTACAAGTTAACAAACAGGCAATAAATAAGTAGTTTGGGTCCTATGGCAGTCCAAGTCAaatatgtctgttttgtgtAACTTAGATTTATGGCGAGGAATTTACAGAtcacaaaaaatgacagctaaatttaaaatattgaatagggctttaaaatacagaatgaaacATTCAGTTTTCTAAGTTACAGTAAGCAGAAGCCTCTTCTGTTGTGGACAGTGTACAACACTGTAGCCAGGATGACAGCACAACTTTGGTCAATAATGTCTTCCTTGAAGGTAGAAGCTAAACATGAAACTGGCAGACCTAAAAATCACACTGAAACTACACTACAGTACCTTCCAAAGTACTGAGTCTGATGTGCAAGAACTGAGTTTTGGGCTAGCCCAAGCAATACGGCCTGCAAGCTTTGataattcttttcttttcttcccctcccCAGAAGAGGGCCCTACACTGGTTCGGTAATGTGATGCAGACAGGCTCTGGAAACCTTGCTTAATGTTTTCTCTTGATACACACAGGCAGCTTTCACAAGCAAGGCGGCTTCAGATTCCTTTAGATGTACAATGTGAATGCACGGATGaagcatttctgtctctctgctgtggtcCGGTGGGGCAGCGGGATTCTACTTGAGGTTGAAGAAGCTGGACGATCTGGCAGGGGGAGCCATCAACATGCTGGCCTGGTTCTTGTGCGTTATGTGGATCTGAAGAGCGGAataaaaggggaaagaaaacaatgtgCTGTTGCTCCTTGTACACTGTAGCCTAGCAGAAGATGGAACCAGAACGTCAGGTGGATGTAGACTTCGTACAGTCCACATATACTCACTGTGCAGGGTGGCTGCATCCATGGCTCCCCATCAATCTGCATTGGCAATGGTTTATTTGTCCTGAACAGGAAGGAGAATCAGGGgtgtcagagagagtgagaggatgcaaatttcacatttaatagatttatttgttatatagctgaatttttctttttacaggcGGTTCTTGACTGTACCTTGAAAGACCTTGAAAACATCTGGTCACAAAGCCCATGGCACAGACCAGGTGACAAGAGTCACCCTTGGATAGCAGGAGCACAAAGAACGGTGCCGCTGAAAGCACTTGTTAATGAGCAGGGACCTGCCGGTTCTCCAGGTCGACGCAGTGCGTTTTGCAGGAGCAAGTAGCACGTTCTGAGTCAAACGCTCACCCCCAAAACCACATGGTACCTCTCTAACCAGAGATGTGATTGGCTTGCTGAGCTTTACACCCCAGTCCCCAGCCATGGGAACCAATCATCCTCTTGTCCTGACTCCAGGGGTTGATGTCACCCTCTGTAGTGGACTCACGTGCCTGTCTGGGTGCCACTATCACAGCAACGTAACTGGTGTAGTGTAGAGGAGCTGAACTACGGCCCTCGCAAGCACTTAGCACAGCTCTGACAAGAGATATGATTAGCTCAGGGACTAGACTCCTGGGTTTGTagcaaagcaaatgaatgatCTTCTTCTGACTTTCCTGACTCTAGGGGACGATGTCACCGAGTGCAGCAGACACAGGTGGTTTTCTGAGCTCGGCTGCACATGTCTGCACGGCTCTCCTCTCTACCTGATGGTGATCTGTGAAGTTTTGGCCAGCCGGCGTCCAGCGCTCTTCAGCCCGGTGTAGATCTGCCCCATCTCGATGGCCCCCTCCAGCCCCACCACCTCCAGCCGCTTGTCGCTCATGTCTGCAGGAGAGCGGGGGACAGCATGACGCACAGGGTCTGTGACCCGTGGCTGTCGCGGGACGGGCGAGGGACCGGCCTACCTTGAGCGCTCATTTTGAGGACATCCGGGTCCACGATGACCTCCGGCAGCTGCTGGTCGTCCGAGCCCTTGCTGTCTGCCTTCTTGGTCTCGCCCCAGAGGTTGGAGCCGccatgcatgctgggaatgttGAGGATGGCGACGCCCTCCAGAGAGAGCCCACTCAAATCAAGGGGGATCCCACAGCACTGAGGGTAGGAGAAAGAGTATCACTCATCACCTCATGATCAATGACTAGGCTCACAGTAAATAATCAATCAACCAACCAggctttttgtctgtttttacattgcagAGACAGAAGGCATACTTTATTTAGATCACACAGAACAAGAAAACTTTGCAACCACACAGGTAGGTCACCATCACAAGGTATTTTATTGAGTGTGTCTCACTTTCAACAATGGCAGGACAGAGAAACATGGCACAGAGGACAGGACCTACaattctgctgctgtgctgagcGTCAAGACACTAATAAAGGCGTATGCAACTGAAACATGTTCTCTTAAATAAACTTCAGTTCATTCCTGTTGTTGAACATATGCATAACCTTCAAATAATCATGCAATGTAAATAACCACTAAGGACTGTGTACTTTCTATTGTATGGATACAGAGTGCCTATGCTGCCAGAAAATCAGTGCAAGGACAAAACATGTTGTGCTATAATGCCTGAGTGCCGGTAAAGCTGTCCTGCTCTGCCATTGTTTGAGGGAGAGGGACATCTGTGCCTGTAGGGACCGAAAATGTGCAGCTGTTCGTGAGTAAGAAGGGTCGTCTCTTCCTCACCTCAATCGTGAGACACTCTTTCAGCTTCTTGCAGGTGGCAGAAATGGTCTCAGAGGTAGCGAACTCAAAGTACCACAGCTTATTCTTCATTCTAGCATACAACAGGATGACAGCGCACAGGGTtaaaagaaaggggaaaaaggtAGTATCGAAAGCAAGTATGAGGTCAGCTTTGGGACTCGGCATACATTCAAACCCATTACAGTTAAACAGCACTATGCACAGCATTACTGCTTAAATGTAATTCGTTTTTCCATTAAGCCCTTAGTAATGTATGGTGTAAGTTCTAAATCTAAAGAATATGTTTAGAATTGCAGTATTCCAATACATGCAAAACTGGGAGATTCTGAAGATGGAACCACTGGGAAAGTACAGTACTTTCAGACACTTTCAGATTTACTGacataatttcaaaatacttttggTCTGCATAGATTGTGGATCCTTTTGGCAAAGACTGTTAGCCCCTAATGACTTTGGGTAATGGGCTTAATGTGTTAGCCCGCAAATTTGGCCAATATGTCATCAACATCAGCACACTCATTGCTGGATTAGAAAGCTTATGATATCAAGTTAACAAGTCAGCAAGAAAGATGGACATACTACACAAACTCAtgatgaacttttttttttagatttgagCAATTTCCCTGGACTTTCCAGGACAGTGGGGTATTTGTGCAACTTTctggatgaaaatattttcagaaattttcAAGACCCTTAAGCCCTGTGGATTCCTTAGCTGTCCATCACTAACTCTGCCCTGCCCTCTCACCTGCTGTTGAACTTCTGGGGGTGTTTCTCCCGCATCATGTGAAACCGATGGGCAATCGAGGCATCCTGCCCAcgcagaaaataaaaacaacacagaggGCCAATGAGATGTCGGAACAACTCGGCCTCAACCAATCAGCTGTGAAAGCGATGTGTTGTTTCAGTTTGTCCTAGGCCCCTACCCTCTGCCCTGACTCACCACGCCGATAGAGAAGTAGTTGTTGATGATCTCGTACGGCACGGGGTCCCCCCTCTCCTGGCTGTCCTCGGGGATCACCTGGATGCTCCATCGGTCCATCAGCACCTGGGAGCTGCCCTCGATCTCCTTCAGGATCCGCCCCAGGTCCATCCCATCATACCCTACACGTGTACAGGAGGATATACGCACACCGTGAGTCAGATAACACTCACTCAGAGCCTAGACTGCTAAGTGCTGCAGGACATACGGGAAGTGAGAGGAACGAACCGGGCCTCACCTCCGCCCCATCTGAGGCAGCGCGCCAGGTCATTTCCTGTGCCCAGCGGCAGCACGGCCACCGGGGGGCGCACCAGCAGGTTAGCCTTATCTGATAGAGAACATAATGAAGCCTGTTAGCCTGAAGGACAATGTATAAACcctctttgttttcataaaagttattttcatttatttctctaaGGGGGGTGAGTGGTTCTTTGTACCGTGGAGGTTATATGCCTTTGCTAATCTTGAATCAAAAACTAATATTAActataaaagaaaacaagcaacacGAGTACTCATTACTAGTAAACAGAGTGTACTGGCCTCCAGCTTTATAGCATACTGTAAACATCTACTTCATAACATATCTAGATCTCTGGAACTGACATGAAGTTAACTTCCTATTACACTGGAACTGGATGAGTCATTTTCCTTCTTCCCAGAGCTGAGCTGTTGTAACAGCAATAAGTTTGAAAATATCCTGATGCAAACAGAGtaacatgaaaagaaagacagaggctgATTCCTGAGGTTAACAGAAAAGTGACACAATGACATAGTGTAGCTGCTACTCAaagttgaaaaaagaaaaaattccCTATATAACAAAAAATTCTCTGTAGAAATTCTGTAGAAATGTTGGCAATGGCCAGATCACAGACTCATGGAGAGACTAAACAGTGACCTGGCTAATAAGCTGTTTTTACTAGTACAACCACACTTTAATACATCAGAGCAGTCCAGctctgaaacatttaaatgccaGGGCGCTCTCACCTATAGCGTCGAGAATCCAGCCGACAGTGCCATCCCCACCACATACCAAGATCCTGTAGTCCAGCAGGTTCCTGAAGAAGTGGAGCCTgccaaacacacaagcacactcgGTCATTCACATGCTATGTGTTACGACAATACTTATCTGAAACAAAGAGCAATACCACAGCTGTTGCCTTAGCTGGTGCTCTTAATTTCTCTGTCTgaaggaaattaatttcaacCTTTCCCCCTCGTTCCAGACAGGTTTAAAAGTAAGTGAAGAAACATTACTCACTCCTGGCTGTGTCAGTCATTTCCACAGAACAGAATGCTATAATGTCAGTTTTCTTTTATCTTCACTAGATATGAGGAATATTTTCTGTTTCGGTTCTGTTTCTAATCTGTGCAGTCAGAgtgaaataaacagtaaataaatggtaaataaaCAGTGCTGGGAATAAACAGTGAGACTGGTGTACTATAGGCCTTACCCTGGTCCAGGCCCTCCATTGGAGAGATTGTACACTTGCCGTGGGTTCAGCAGATACTGGAATTTGCGCAGGACTCTGGGATACAGATAACAGAGGGAGATTGACACAGTGACCTTTGACCAGGAAGCAGTATGGCATTCAGTGAGAGGCATCGGCCCACCatcctcacctctctccctgcttgCCTCCGCTCTTGGGGTTCACGAACACCAGGAGGGGGTGCGTGTCCGGGACAGGACTGATCTGCACagtggcagagagggaggccagaGGCCTGGTTTAGTTTCACACGTgcaacagcaaaacaagaaGTGAGACAAGAAACCAACGGCACGGCAGCACGTTCTCTGTACAAGTGTGAAAATGCTTATGAGGATCAAGGGGCTGTGTGCTAAAGAGCTACGCTGCACAGACTGGCTtcatccctccctccacccccccccctgccctcagCAGCCCTACATGGGTTTCAGGGTGCGAGACCGTACCACGAGAACCTGCCCGTCAGGGGTGGTGTTCTGCAGCTCGCTGTCGTCCACACCACCGCCGCAGCCGTTCTTCAAACTGTCTCTCTCCTgggcagagcgagagagacagagtggtggagagagagacagagagagaggaacagtgagacagagatagagagggacagagagagagagagagagagagagagagagagagaaagggacagaaagaaagagacagagaaatggatagaggggtggagagagagagaaaggtacAGAAGGGTGGAGAAAGAAGGAATCAACAGCAGAATTAAGTTAAATGTATCAGCACTGGAGGTTCTACAGAACATTTCTCAGAATGGCTGTGAAAAACAAGACCCTGGGTCTCTGAATATTTCCTTTGTTTGAATCTCTACCAAAACTTCTGACAACTGCAGACACCAGATTAGCAGCACAGGAAGTTGACAGTTCGCTGGTATTCTCAAACTCAACTACTGAGCCCTATCACAAGTGATTAAATGAGTTAAACATAAACAGTTCTTAATTAAACCAAATTCAGATCTTGGCCTCTTATTCAGCAGAAGTTGTTTCTTCTGTACTTTATGCCCTGGAAAACCAATCATTTATTCCATGTGTATTAGTCATACTGTATCCAATACCTTATCAGACTATCCTGATAACCACTAAGAGCTTGGAGCCGTATCTGATTTATTCTGGGGCAGCAGTGAAATTTATcaattttaaaactttaatataATTCAGATGGACTGGGGTAAGAATGGAAACTAACCACAACACCACTGAACTGCTGTGCAGGATATGACTTactcattgttttaattttttgataGCCTGGCGGTCCCTTGTCTGTATGTTGAAGCATATCATGTGCTTAATCTAAtttggtgaaaaaaacaaatctttgcCCCTCTTTAACGTCATGGAATGACTGAGCCTGATTGTATTATATAACGGTCTGTGATGGGAAACCAGTGGCAACGACCAAGGCCCCCCCTTTCTGCATGACATTTTGCTCTCACAAGCATCCTTCAGATTGTAAGCCTGAATTGTAGGGCCGCTAATAACGATTCCGCAAGGTTCCTGAAATCTGCATGTCACTGCAATTTAGCGGTATCTCATCAGCGTTAAAGGATAATGCAAGTGACGCTCAGAACTGGGGGGGGGAACATGCAAGAATGACAAATGAGAGGCTCTTCTGTTTGAGGAATGAGCTGGATGAATCCCTCTCTGTCGGCACCGGGGACAATGCACAAAGCCCCGCGGCTGGTAGCACAGGCTGTCACTGAGCGTGTGTGAATGGCACTTCTCTTTATGCGCAGGACCTCTGTATCCTTCCAAACGTCACAGCGCACAGAGCACGTCAcaccctcctgctgctgctgtgtgagtgagtgagtcctCTTTCTTTGTGTCACAacctgtgtgagtgtatgagagaGTTATGTCTCTCCAtcagggcctgtgtgtgtgtgtgtgtgtgtgtgtgtgtgtgcgtgtgcttgtgtgtctaaGAGAGAGATTAGACTCTGCCTCTGCATCAGGACCTTGGTATGAgggcttttctctctctctctgtgtgagtgactcTGCAGCAGGCTCTCCCACCTTGATGACTGGGTAGATGGCCCAGGGAGGCAGAATGTGGTCCCTCAAAGGCCCGCAGTTACACTCCAACGGCTCCTGGGTCACACACTCGTCGTGGCGCTGCAAGACATCAACAGGGCACCGTCAGCCTGCCCGCTCGGTCTGGTTCACCTCCCTGCTCGTCTGGGAGCGTTCCCATAAACACAGCTGCGAAAAGCAGGAGCCGACAGGCCCCGCGGGAGACGCCCCCTCACCATGGTGTGGCACCACACGCAGCGCTTGCCCGTCAGCCCGTGCAGGCTCCTGATTTTCTTCTGGCACCTGTCGCACTTGCCCGAGTCGCAGTTCCCGGCGACCCAGTCGTGAGCTGCCACCTAAGGcgagaggcagacacagacgGATGCGGGGGACGGCCGCTATTACTGCTCCCTGCAGCTCCAAGGCAGAATAATCCTCCCGTGGAGCATCACGCTGCCGCTACTGCGCACAGAATCAGAGCCTGAGCGCAGACGGGTGATGTAACGTTTACTTCTCGTTGAAACTTGAAGTTAACCGTGCTGTAAATACTACCGCTCCTTCACAAAATCCGTCTGTacacaataaacatttatttcaacaaagTCCTCACCCCAGTCTCTTTTTTCGATTTGACGTAGGTGCGGGTGCAGGGAGAAGGGTTCTTGTTGGCACAACGCCCATGGACAATGTATTTACAGcctagaaaagaaaaaaaaaaacaaaatttgagGAAGTCGTTTTTTAAATGACCAGGAATTTTCTCAGCAGACAGCGCATATGAACATGCTTACGCTTAAGCTGAAGCGACGGTTTGCGTATGACATCCCTTAAGCTTACGAAGgctgccctctggtggcagCGCGCGGTACTCACAGGTGCAGCAGAGTCCCTGCTTGCGCAGTCCCAGAAGCATGCTTTGGCACACGTTGCAGTAGACTGGCTTGTTGAAA
This portion of the Megalops cyprinoides isolate fMegCyp1 chromosome 7, fMegCyp1.pri, whole genome shotgun sequence genome encodes:
- the dgkaa gene encoding diacylglycerol kinase, alpha a yields the protein MSSSTDTEVKVLSPVDFIQLQQYIDYCRLKVKDVMKEFDADGRLAQHRHGECINEDGFRLFLKEFLEVEDFPADLCQRLFRSFQNSEHTGPDGTGPPAEREVFLKDVSCYFSLLEDGQPRDKLEFTFKLYDKDGNGLLDSSEVDRIIAQMMHAADYLGWDVTELRPVLKDMMTAIDSDGNGTVSLQEWIEGGMNNVPLLVLLGLKMTQKDGQHLWRMKHFNKPVYCNVCQSMLLGLRKQGLCCTCCKYIVHGRCANKNPSPCTRTYVKSKKETGVAAHDWVAGNCDSGKCDRCQKKIRSLHGLTGKRCVWCHTMRHDECVTQEPLECNCGPLRDHILPPWAIYPVIKERDSLKNGCGGGVDDSELQNTTPDGQVLVISPVPDTHPLLVFVNPKSGGKQGERVLRKFQYLLNPRQVYNLSNGGPGPGLHFFRNLLDYRILVCGGDGTVGWILDAIDKANLLVRPPVAVLPLGTGNDLARCLRWGGGYDGMDLGRILKEIEGSSQVLMDRWSIQVIPEDSQERGDPVPYEIINNYFSIGVDASIAHRFHMMREKHPQKFNSRMKNKLWYFEFATSETISATCKKLKECLTIECCGIPLDLSGLSLEGVAILNIPSMHGGSNLWGETKKADSKGSDDQQLPEVIVDPDVLKMSAQDMSDKRLEVVGLEGAIEMGQIYTGLKSAGRRLAKTSQITIRTNKPLPMQIDGEPWMQPPCTIHITHKNQASMLMAPPARSSSFFNLK